The genomic interval AATAATGCACCACGTCATCGACGGTCACCCCGAGCGCGACCGCTGGCGCCATCACCGTGCCGATATCGATGAACATGCCATCGATATTCCGTGACTTCAACAACGCATGCAACCAGCCCATTCCGCCAAATACCGCGATTGCCGGAAAAGCAGAGGGCAATAGCAAGATAATGCCGACCGACCATTGCCGGCAGGCGACGATCATCACGACGACAATCAGCGCGAAGTCCGTGAGAAAGCCGAATACCAGCCCGTCCATCAGCGAGTGCTGGGCTTTGTAGACCAGCGGAATCAAGCCGGTATAGGCCACGGAAATCCCGTGGACTCCTTTTTCGTTCTGTGCGGCGATCAGCGGTTCAACCACCGCCTGAAGCTGCTGCGTGAAATCTGCGTAGTCAACGTTCTTCAGCGCGCTGACGCGCGCGCTGATGCGCCAAAGCTCTTCCTGTTTGCCGCTGTCGGGGTTTTTCCAATCGCGCAGGTATTCGCCCGCCAGCAATTCATGGCGATGTGCGAGTAGCCGGCGGTTCAGCACACTGCGCTTGGTTCGCCGGTTGATGCCGAAGATTTTGCCAGCCGCGCCGGAACTACCCCCGAGATCCAAATCCCGAGAAAAAGTAGCCGTCGAAAGCGCGCTGCCTACCTCGTCCACTGCTTCAATCCGCCGCTGAATCTGGCCGATCAGTTCCATCCGGTCGAGAAATGACAACCGCTTGACGTTGACATTGGGCGGTGGATTGGTTGCGGTGTCGGCGCGATCCGCCTCAAGCTTCGCAGCCCGCTCGTCGCTATCCAAGTCGTCGTGAATCGAGCGGTCGATGTGAACGACGATTTCCATGGGCACAAGCGGCCCCAGATTGGCTTCCAGCCAGCGATAGTCGTGCAAAATGCGAGCCCTTGAAGAGAAGAATCGCATCAACTGCACGTTCGTTTCCGCCTTAAAGATGCCATAGCCGACCAGCAGCATCACCGCCAAGCAAGCCATCGCAATCGACTTATTATGGTCCAAAATCCATCGGCCGGCGCGCCACCAGCGTGTGTCCTCGGGTGTCTTCCATTTGCGAAGCTCTTCCTCGGTTTTCGCCAGCGCCCCGATTCGCAGCTTCGGCGGCCAGCATTCGAGTGCGGCAGGAATGAAAAACACCAGCAGCAACAAGCTCACCGTGACGCCGACGGCGGAGTAGATGCCGAACATCTGAATTGGAATCAATTCGCTATAACACAGCGTCAATAGGCCGGCGGCCGTCGTTCCGGTCGCCAACCCCAGCGGCAAAGCCGCATGACGCAGCGCTCGGCCTGCCGCCCCCAATCGGCTCCCCGTTTCGGCGACTTCATCGCGATAGTAGTTCGATAGATGAATTGCCCCCGATGTTGTGGCCACATAGACGAGTGACGGCATGGTCAGTACGATCGCATCCACGGGGCTTCCCGTATACCAGACGATCGCCAGGCTTAGCGCCATGCTGTAAACGCCCGTGACGATTACAATCGCCACCAGCCGGCCGCTCTTGAGGCTGAACCACGATACGATCGCGCCAACGCCAAGCGATAATCCCAATAGCGTCATCAAGCTGCGCTGTCCAGCGTTGTCGATCGCCACGTTGTCGACCGGCGGGCCGCCTAGGTGCAATTCGTCGGCCTTGATCGCGCACTCTTTTTCGGCCAGGCTGATAATGTGATCGACCGGCCGATGCAAGTTTTTGCGGCCCTCATCCGAGAGCGTGACGACTAGGCACGTCTGGCGCTGATCGAGCGGCTCGTCGTTCGATTTCGCGGGGCCAACCAGCGAGCCAGTGAGGCGATTTATGGCTTCTTCGCGGTCCAAATTCAGCGGCTCGGAAGTCATTCGCTCGATCACCTGCGGGCCGGTCAGCACCGTCTTATACATTAACGGCGGGTCATCCTCGCTGCGCTCCTCCTTGGCTGGAACTAGCTTGCGTGCCATCAATTCAAGACGCTGATCGCCGAGCGTGCAGCCGTCCCAACTGACCAGCACAAATTCTTCCCCCTGAAACTGCTCGCGGAAAGCTCGATAGATTCTCGTTTCTTCATATTCGATGGGGAGCCAGCCGCGAACGTCATTGCGATTGTTGGTCTTCGCCTTCATCGCTCCAACGATGGCCAGCGGCAACAGGAACACCACGACAAACAAGATGGCCAAGAAATGGCGAGCGTAGAACGATTGCGTACCAAGGGGAGATGAAGGGTGCGACATAGGCGGGGTAGGCTGGCGGCAAGATCGGAATAGGCGCAGGACGACATTGGTCGGCAATGTCGCTACTTCCGTTATCGGCCGAACCAGTCCTGGAACCGCGAGAATGCGTCGAAATGACGCAAACGAAAGCGCCGCAAATTGGCCGCAGATTGCCTAGATTACGAAGGTGGACGTGCTCTCCCCGCCAGAAGCATTTTCATTTTTCACGTTGGGCGAGATAAGTCACCCACGCGATGCGCCCGCGCAAAAGTCGGCTGAATGGCGATCAAAACGGAAAGAATATTGGCGTCAACGCCACCGTGACGATCCAAATCAAAATGTCGAGCGGCACGCCCAAACGCACGTAGTCGCTGAATTTGTATCCGCCTGGGCCGTAGACCATGAGATTCGTTTGATAACCGATCGGCGTGGCGAAACCGGCCGAAGCCGCCATCATCACGACGATCACGAATGGCATCGGGCTGACGTTGAGCGAAGCGGCCGTGCTCATGGCCATGGGAAACATCAGCGCCGCCGCAGCATTGTTGGTGATTATCTCAGTTGCCAATAGCGTGGCAAGGTAAACCACCGCCAGCGTCGGCCACGCTTGGCCTTGCGCCAAGCCAATCATACTGCCACCAATCACATCTGCCGCACCGGTTTTTTCCAGTGCTTTGCCGATGGCGAACGAAGCGGCAATCGCCAACAGCACTTCCCAATCGATGCTTCGCCGCGCTTCGGTGATGCTGGTGCAGCGGAAGATCAGCATCAAGGTGGCGGCAATCAAGGCCGCGCTCAGCACGGGCAGTAGTTCTGTCGCTACCACCGCGACCAACCCAGCCAAAACCAATAGCGCGATGAGCGCTTTCTCATGTTGGGGCGGTTGCGAATTTTCGAGCCGGCTCACCAGAAAAAAATCGCGCGAATTGCGATGCCGGTCGGCAAACGAAGGATGCCCTTCCAACAGCAGTGTGTCGCCCGGCCGCAGGACGATATCGCCGATCTTTTGATGCAATCGCTCACCGTTTCTTGCCACGGCAATCACGGCGGCGTCGTACACTTTGCGAAACTGCCCTTCGCGAATCGTCTTGCCGTTGATCGGGCAACTGTTTGAAACGACCGCTTCGATCAAGCACCGCTGTGAGCCAGGACTGTTGAGTTTAAACACTTGATCGGTGGCCGGAGCCAGGCCACGGACTTTCCGCAGATCGACGACCGATTCGACGATGCCGACAAATACCAGCCGGTCGCCGGAGCGGAGTCGTACATTCGGCGAGACCGCCGGAAGCACTTCATCGATGCGGTCGATTTCCGCCAGATAGACTCCAGGCAAGCTACGCAGGCCGGCTTCTTCGATCGATTTGCCTACGAGCGGGCTATCGGGCTGTACCATCATTTCGACGGTGTATTCGCGTGGATCGTCGAGGTTGCTGATCGGCGGCTTGCGGTCGGGCAAGAGCCAGCGGCTGCCAATAGCAACGAAAGTGACGCCGAAAATACACGCTGGCAGGCCGACCCAGGTAATGTCGAACATTCCCAAGCCCTCCGCCGGCAATCGGAGATTTGCGATTTCAGATGGGGAATTGTTCGCGGTCTGCTTCGCAGCCGTCGAAATCACCAGCCCGTTGACGACGAGGTTCGTACTCGTGCCAATGAGCGTGCAAGTGCCGCCGAGAATCGCCGCATAGCTCAGCGGAATCATCAGCTTGCTGACGGCAATTCGGCATTGCTTCGCCCAATCGTTGACTGCCGGTATGAGCATCGCCACCAGCGGCGTGTTGTTCATGAACGCGCTGGCGCCGGCGGTGGGAATCATCAGCCGCCAGATGGCTGATTGCGCCGACTTAGGCCGGCCAAACAATCGCTCGGCCAACCACGTGACACCGCCCGTGTCGCGCACGCCAGCACTGACCACAAACAGCACACCGACACTAGCGACGGCTTCGTTTGCCAGTCCGGTCAAAGCTTCGCCCGTCGTTAGCACTCCTTTTGCCAGCAGCATCACGACGCCGCCGATCAACACCAAGTCGGCGCTCAAACGGCTGGCGGCGAGCAAGTAGAACGCCAGCGCCAATACACCGAGCGAATAATAGGCGTCGAAAGTCATTGGGGCTTGCTGCGGAGCGCCACTCGATTCAATCAGAACGGGAGAACGGGAGTCGAGGAAAATGGGAGAGTCATCTGATCGGTCTTCACCTGTGATCCAATTCTCCCCTACTCACATGCTTTCCGATGCGCTACTCCGGCTTCTTTTTCTTGCGACGCCGATATGCTTTCACGTATCGTCCCTTTTTTGAGACCTTTCCCTCCAGCGGCACTTCGCGCGCGCAGCGGCTGCAGCGAGTCAGTTGATTGTTCAGCTTAGCGCCGCACTTCGGGCAGACCCGCGACTTGCGGATAATCGCTAATTTTGTTCTTGGGCGAGTTCGGACCATAGGATTTTCTCCAGGATTGCTCGGGCAACGCGCCCTCGGCGTGTTTGGGTGTTCGCGGAATTTGAACCTAACAACTTAGCCGCAAAGTGGTTGCGGTTCAAGGCGACAATGGCCGAAGGCAGGACGATTGCAGAGTCCCACCTGGACAATGCGAGGAGCTATCCGAACTGGGTGATACGGCACACTTTAGCGTAAGGAGGACTTGATGCCAGCCGTGTCGTGTCTGCCGTCATTCATGGCGGAGTTGTCGAAGGTTGCAGACCCGGGGGATGCTCGCCGCTGCCGTCGATGACAAGACCTCCAAGCCGGGCTTTGACAGCCAGGTCCAACCGATCCAGATGCTCAACGTGTTCGCCCAAGATCTCAAAACCTGTCTGGGGCAATGGCCGCTGGAAGGGGACAAGAGCACCGAGCCGGAAATGCTGAAATCCCAATGGAGTGAGCTGTTCGAGACAGCATCGAGACCCAGTGGCACAAATTGGTCTGGCATCCCTTCTACGTCGAAGCCTTGGCCACGCGGTATTTCAGCAAGCCTTCGTTCAGCAAATACCACTTGCCGCTGCACGACGCCAACTTTAACGTCACCGCCGTCACCAACAACACCGCCGCGGCCCAACAGCGCTACGTTTTCACGCCAACTACCTACGGTTGGATTTGAATTCAACTAGTGGTATGCTGCAATATCACTACGGCTCTCTCGGCAACCGATCGATTTTTATCGGCGCGAACATTTCGCCGACGCGCTGCTGAAACACGTGACGATGCCAATGTAGCAATCCGCATTGTGCCAAGCTCTTTGTACGCAAGGGGCTGGGATGGAACCGTACCGCTGGGAAGGAATGGAATCGTGGTCGCGACCGTAACGGAGAAACCTGTAGGCGCTGCCGAACTAGGCGTTCCTAGCCAGGGTGCGCTATTTTGCACGGCAGCGGGAATTCCAATGGTCTTCCGCGATGTTCCGGCTCCCGACGAGCGGCTCACGGACGACCCGGCGGCGCTGCGACTGCACTTGGAATATTGCCAATTGCAATTGCTGCGCGATTTCGACCAATTGCTCTGTCTCGAAGGGCTGACAGGCGTCGAGCACTTGCCCCACCAGATCGAGACGATTCGCAAGGTGCTGCGGCGATTTCATGGCCGCGTCCTGCTGGCCGACGAAGTGGGTTTGGGAAAGACCATCGAAGCGTGTCTGCTGCTGCGCGAGTATCTCCTGCGCGGCTTGGTGAAGCGGGTCTTGATTTTGACGCCCAGTCCGCTCGTTTCTCAATGGCGCGAGGAGCTGTTCGCGAAATTTCACCTGCAGTTTTCCACGCCGCCGAGAACGGGCGTCGCCGACA from Pirellulales bacterium carries:
- a CDS encoding MMPL family transporter; amino-acid sequence: MSHPSSPLGTQSFYARHFLAILFVVVFLLPLAIVGAMKAKTNNRNDVRGWLPIEYEETRIYRAFREQFQGEEFVLVSWDGCTLGDQRLELMARKLVPAKEERSEDDPPLMYKTVLTGPQVIERMTSEPLNLDREEAINRLTGSLVGPAKSNDEPLDQRQTCLVVTLSDEGRKNLHRPVDHIISLAEKECAIKADELHLGGPPVDNVAIDNAGQRSLMTLLGLSLGVGAIVSWFSLKSGRLVAIVIVTGVYSMALSLAIVWYTGSPVDAIVLTMPSLVYVATTSGAIHLSNYYRDEVAETGSRLGAAGRALRHAALPLGLATGTTAAGLLTLCYSELIPIQMFGIYSAVGVTVSLLLLVFFIPAALECWPPKLRIGALAKTEEELRKWKTPEDTRWWRAGRWILDHNKSIAMACLAVMLLVGYGIFKAETNVQLMRFFSSRARILHDYRWLEANLGPLVPMEIVVHIDRSIHDDLDSDERAAKLEADRADTATNPPPNVNVKRLSFLDRMELIGQIQRRIEAVDEVGSALSTATFSRDLDLGGSSGAAGKIFGINRRTKRSVLNRRLLAHRHELLAGEYLRDWKNPDSGKQEELWRISARVSALKNVDYADFTQQLQAVVEPLIAAQNEKGVHGISVAYTGLIPLVYKAQHSLMDGLVFGFLTDFALIVVVMIVACRQWSVGIILLLPSAFPAIAVFGGMGWLHALLKSRNIDGMFIDIGTVMAPAVALGVTVDDVVHYLLWFRRGIQEGMDRKGAVMLAYKGCARAMYQSWGVIGIGLSAFALSPFGPTQRFGLMMLSMLTVALGSNLLFMPTLLAGPMGAIFEHGIKRKMRRTVAKSKVEETTTRPQHQFHRAETPVVPPPKSKTIPAATPIPPLPVGSSVVPPPKINLSPAQPTAAKPPMSHIGLSKAADKKPNAA
- a CDS encoding SLC13 family permease — protein: MTFDAYYSLGVLALAFYLLAASRLSADLVLIGGVVMLLAKGVLTTGEALTGLANEAVASVGVLFVVSAGVRDTGGVTWLAERLFGRPKSAQSAIWRLMIPTAGASAFMNNTPLVAMLIPAVNDWAKQCRIAVSKLMIPLSYAAILGGTCTLIGTSTNLVVNGLVISTAAKQTANNSPSEIANLRLPAEGLGMFDITWVGLPACIFGVTFVAIGSRWLLPDRKPPISNLDDPREYTVEMMVQPDSPLVGKSIEEAGLRSLPGVYLAEIDRIDEVLPAVSPNVRLRSGDRLVFVGIVESVVDLRKVRGLAPATDQVFKLNSPGSQRCLIEAVVSNSCPINGKTIREGQFRKVYDAAVIAVARNGERLHQKIGDIVLRPGDTLLLEGHPSFADRHRNSRDFFLVSRLENSQPPQHEKALIALLVLAGLVAVVATELLPVLSAALIAATLMLIFRCTSITEARRSIDWEVLLAIAASFAIGKALEKTGAADVIGGSMIGLAQGQAWPTLAVVYLATLLATEIITNNAAAALMFPMAMSTAASLNVSPMPFVIVVMMAASAGFATPIGYQTNLMVYGPGGYKFSDYVRLGVPLDILIWIVTVALTPIFFPF